One segment of Kitasatospora viridis DNA contains the following:
- a CDS encoding TetR/AcrR family transcriptional regulator, with protein sequence MAHVPASERRPQLVRAAIDLMTREGVGAGSTRAIAAELGVAQATVHYTFGTKKDLYRAVVEELTAQVVCQVAAAAPDHGPFAEQVRTLGYALWQALTSAPDRFALCQELTSLSLRDPELREIMRELQYDLERTATGMITSLAEQHGVELAMPAEQVAPLFLAGIDGLMTRYLVLRQDGQDPGEETLPLLDALVNGVMSVCLGV encoded by the coding sequence ATGGCTCACGTACCCGCCTCCGAACGACGCCCGCAGCTGGTCCGGGCCGCCATCGACCTGATGACCCGTGAAGGGGTGGGCGCGGGCAGCACCCGGGCGATCGCCGCCGAACTCGGCGTCGCGCAGGCCACGGTGCACTACACCTTCGGGACCAAGAAGGACCTCTACCGGGCCGTGGTGGAGGAGCTGACCGCCCAGGTCGTCTGCCAGGTCGCCGCGGCCGCCCCCGACCACGGCCCGTTCGCCGAGCAGGTGCGCACCCTCGGCTACGCGCTCTGGCAGGCCCTGACCAGCGCCCCCGACCGGTTCGCCCTGTGCCAGGAGCTCACCTCGCTGTCCCTGCGCGACCCCGAGCTGCGGGAGATCATGCGCGAGCTGCAGTACGACCTGGAGCGGACCGCCACCGGGATGATCACCTCGCTGGCCGAGCAGCACGGCGTCGAGCTGGCGATGCCCGCCGAGCAGGTGGCCCCGCTCTTCCTGGCCGGCATCGACGGGCTGATGACCCGTTACCTGGTGCTCCGCCAGGACGGCCAGGACCCCGGCGAGGAGACGCTGCCCCTGCTGGACGCCCTGGTGAACGGGGTCATGAGCGTCTGCCTGGGCGTGTAG
- a CDS encoding RICIN domain-containing protein: MPRPFPLRRPPAAALAGALLALAVPLLAGPAQPAAAATQSANLLLNGNAETSQCSPGGWEETTVPGWQITSGDPVINCYGVPTGAATSTPGSPTKGTAYFQGGSRGSSEMTQTVDLSSAATAIDAGTAHSTLSGWLGGVGASTDATTVTLTYRDANGNPLGTSAIGPVTAADRGNTTEFLQRASTTGVPAGTRSAVATVDFGLTGSANSSALADDLSLTLDTPVTVPTLAVPPSTVPGFDHVFVVMMENNNFSRGSNTVDGGAGVIGNAAAPYLNNTLVPMGSLLTNYHAGTHNSDPNYEQIAFGNSYGRSLETGNANCITDPACTATNNGLGDNLDAAGKSWKQYTQSQTSNCQTTGSGEYGPDDVPFYYAAKMKNDNAYCQAHWQPLPQLLGTDLQSTATTPAFVWADADSCYDMEDCGVGAGDTWLSQTLPTLFASPAWTQQRSLLLLTFDEDGDAAPGGFGPGQTNQVMTLAIGSQGSVKPGYLDANRYDHYSTARTIEGALGLTATMTNNDKWATPYNEVFTHGPAPTNDFGLTDAPYAGPLDQGATSTATVTTTAATGTPEPVTLTAGGLPAGVTASFNPPVVTAGGTATMTLRATAGATTGEAVITVTGTAPSAVHSVPYTLAVNPAGSGGSLVSGGVYEIVQGTRAMDDPGSSTSTGTQLIAWTLHGGSNQRWTLTQNTDGSFQLRNQVSGLCADDSGGSPDAGSPIIQWTCTGNANQHWSVLPSGGSYALVNGRSALAITASAASDGATLSQQPNTGGALQTWSFTKVG, encoded by the coding sequence ATGCCTCGCCCCTTCCCGCTGCGCCGACCGCCCGCGGCCGCCCTGGCCGGCGCGCTGCTCGCGCTCGCCGTCCCGCTGCTCGCCGGGCCCGCACAGCCGGCCGCCGCAGCCACCCAGAGCGCCAACCTGCTGCTCAACGGCAATGCCGAGACCTCCCAGTGCAGCCCCGGCGGCTGGGAGGAGACCACCGTTCCCGGCTGGCAGATCACCAGCGGCGACCCGGTGATCAACTGCTACGGCGTGCCCACCGGCGCCGCCACCAGCACCCCCGGCTCGCCCACCAAGGGCACCGCCTACTTCCAGGGCGGCTCGCGCGGGTCCTCGGAGATGACCCAGACGGTCGACCTCTCCTCCGCCGCCACCGCCATCGACGCCGGCACCGCCCACTCGACCCTGTCCGGCTGGCTCGGCGGTGTCGGCGCCTCCACCGACGCCACCACGGTGACGCTGACCTACCGCGACGCGAACGGCAACCCGCTCGGCACCTCCGCCATCGGCCCGGTGACGGCCGCCGACCGCGGCAACACCACCGAGTTCCTGCAGCGCGCCTCGACCACCGGCGTCCCGGCGGGCACCCGGTCCGCCGTCGCCACGGTCGACTTCGGCCTCACCGGCAGCGCCAACAGCAGCGCGCTGGCCGACGACCTGTCACTCACCCTGGACACCCCCGTCACCGTGCCGACCCTGGCGGTGCCGCCCTCCACCGTCCCCGGGTTCGACCACGTCTTCGTCGTGATGATGGAGAACAACAACTTCTCCCGCGGCTCCAACACCGTGGACGGCGGCGCCGGGGTGATCGGCAACGCGGCCGCGCCGTACCTCAACAACACCCTGGTCCCGATGGGCAGCCTGCTGACGAACTACCACGCGGGCACCCACAACTCCGACCCGAACTACGAGCAGATCGCCTTCGGCAACTCCTACGGCCGCAGCCTGGAGACCGGCAACGCCAACTGCATCACCGACCCGGCCTGCACCGCGACCAACAACGGCCTCGGCGACAACCTGGACGCGGCCGGCAAGAGCTGGAAGCAGTACACCCAGTCGCAGACCAGCAACTGCCAGACCACCGGCAGCGGCGAGTACGGCCCCGACGACGTGCCGTTCTACTACGCGGCCAAGATGAAGAACGACAACGCCTACTGCCAGGCGCACTGGCAGCCGCTGCCCCAACTCCTCGGCACCGACCTGCAGTCCACCGCCACCACCCCGGCCTTCGTCTGGGCCGACGCCGACTCCTGCTACGACATGGAGGACTGCGGCGTCGGCGCCGGCGACACCTGGCTCAGCCAGACCCTGCCCACGCTGTTCGCCTCCCCCGCCTGGACCCAGCAGCGCTCCCTGCTGCTGCTCACCTTCGACGAGGACGGCGACGCCGCCCCCGGCGGCTTCGGCCCGGGCCAGACCAACCAGGTGATGACGCTGGCCATCGGCTCCCAGGGCAGCGTCAAGCCCGGCTACCTGGACGCCAACCGCTACGACCACTACAGCACCGCCCGCACCATCGAGGGCGCGCTCGGCCTCACCGCCACCATGACCAACAACGACAAGTGGGCCACCCCCTACAACGAGGTCTTCACCCACGGCCCGGCCCCGACCAACGACTTCGGCCTCACCGACGCCCCGTACGCCGGTCCGCTCGACCAGGGCGCGACCAGCACCGCCACCGTCACCACCACCGCCGCGACCGGCACGCCGGAGCCCGTCACGCTCACGGCCGGTGGGCTGCCCGCCGGGGTGACCGCGAGCTTCAACCCGCCGGTGGTCACCGCGGGCGGCACCGCCACCATGACCCTGCGGGCCACGGCCGGCGCGACGACCGGCGAGGCCGTCATCACGGTCACCGGCACCGCGCCCTCGGCCGTGCACAGCGTGCCCTACACCCTGGCCGTCAACCCGGCCGGCAGCGGCGGCTCGCTGGTCAGCGGCGGGGTCTACGAGATCGTCCAGGGCACCCGGGCGATGGACGACCCGGGATCCTCCACCAGCACCGGCACCCAGCTGATCGCCTGGACCCTGCACGGCGGCAGCAACCAGCGCTGGACCCTGACCCAGAACACGGACGGCAGCTTCCAGCTGCGCAACCAGGTCTCCGGGCTCTGCGCGGACGACTCCGGCGGCTCCCCCGACGCCGGCTCGCCGATCATCCAGTGGACCTGCACCGGCAACGCCAACCAGCACTGGTCGGTGCTGCCGAGCGGCGGCTCCTACGCCCTCGTCAACGGCCGCAGCGCACTGGCGATCACCGCGAGCGCAGCCTCCGACGGCGCCACCCTCAGCCAGCAGCCGAACACCGGCGGCGCGCTCCAGACCTGGAGCTTCACCAAGGTCGGCTGA
- a CDS encoding ATP-binding protein, whose translation MTAFDQSDDRLPRGARGFAFAGRDRELAALLDALTERPAVVLVEGEAGIGKSRLVAETAAVLRGRGVGVGTGGCHPLREPLAYGPVIDALRRLGDRLPAEPGLIDPAAGVLAPALPALADRLPAPPPEQPAAAAQRYRTAEGVRAVLRAVAPAVLVVEDVHWADEVTRELLLVLAQDLPADTALLLTYRTEEQRGPLLGSAFRRPPGTGGTDLLLGRLAPGALARIAGSALGAGATPALVRALYERSAGLPLIIEEDLITLAEPGGAAHPELLGVPRSLREVLTERTGRLSAQGSALVGAAAVLAVPAGEELLGAAAGLTEQQTEAALLEVLAASVLVEHGPDAYGFSHALARRAVYDDLPGPTRTRLHRRVLGLLADRQPPALVQIAHHTRALGDLDAWLAPAQAAVDHSLAVGDLGTAAGLLRQILDHPRLPADRLGTDALALAGILRDSAEAREAVEELRRLSAIPGLPAAQRGEIRAHLAEVLINKVGDPNGWTAAELAAQDLEEANPAKAARILATLAIADTGEASAAEQRDWMTRAQAAVARTTDPVAQAVVSANQLTRLVYDADPALPAALARLPREPDRQPDVLRATAVTLYNATEGAICVGLDRRALQLDEEALALSTGSNVPVLVMYCRAYQLLLGWLAGRWTDWDRELTAYRTRYPDSPLTGGGLLGTAQGVTAAARGRTAAAAACFTQVIERDARHMLSVGAAAGLARLRLARHDDEGAWEALTEALAVVERKESWPYALSLLPTAVETLLRRGDAAAAERLAARHAAGVEGRECPAADAEQLLCQGLLLRQEAPELAAAAFSRAAAAWRAIGRPYPAALAQESAARCLADPQRAVTALEAAATALEELGAVADAGRCRHRQRELGRTSPNPRGRSGYGGELSPRERQVAELLARGAANKEIAEALFVSPRTAEHHVAAVLRKLGTTRERLRADGRPAE comes from the coding sequence ATGACGGCATTCGACCAGAGCGACGACCGACTCCCCCGGGGCGCCCGGGGCTTCGCCTTCGCCGGGCGCGACCGCGAACTCGCCGCGCTCCTCGACGCGCTCACCGAGCGGCCGGCCGTGGTGCTGGTCGAGGGCGAGGCCGGGATCGGCAAGTCCCGCCTGGTCGCCGAGACCGCCGCCGTGCTGCGCGGGCGCGGCGTCGGCGTGGGCACCGGCGGCTGCCACCCGCTGCGCGAGCCGCTGGCCTACGGGCCGGTGATCGACGCGCTGCGCCGGCTCGGCGACCGGCTGCCCGCGGAACCCGGCCTGATCGACCCGGCGGCGGGCGTGCTCGCCCCGGCGCTGCCCGCACTCGCCGACCGGCTGCCCGCGCCGCCGCCCGAGCAGCCGGCCGCGGCCGCGCAGCGCTACCGCACCGCCGAGGGGGTACGCGCCGTGCTGCGCGCGGTCGCGCCCGCCGTACTGGTGGTGGAGGACGTGCACTGGGCCGACGAGGTCACCCGCGAACTGCTCCTGGTGCTCGCCCAGGACCTGCCCGCCGACACCGCGCTGCTGCTCACCTACCGCACCGAGGAGCAGCGCGGCCCGCTGCTCGGCAGCGCCTTCCGCCGCCCGCCCGGCACCGGCGGCACCGACCTGCTGCTGGGCCGCCTGGCCCCCGGCGCGCTGGCCCGGATCGCCGGGTCCGCGCTCGGCGCCGGTGCCACCCCCGCCCTGGTGCGGGCGCTGTACGAACGCAGCGCGGGCCTGCCGCTGATCATCGAGGAGGACCTGATCACGCTGGCGGAGCCGGGCGGCGCCGCCCACCCGGAGCTGCTCGGGGTGCCGCGCAGCCTGCGCGAGGTGCTGACCGAGCGGACCGGGCGGCTCTCGGCGCAGGGCAGCGCGCTGGTCGGCGCGGCCGCGGTGCTGGCGGTGCCGGCCGGCGAGGAACTCCTGGGCGCGGCGGCCGGGCTGACGGAGCAGCAGACCGAGGCGGCGCTGCTGGAGGTGCTGGCCGCCTCGGTGCTGGTCGAGCACGGCCCCGACGCCTACGGCTTCTCGCACGCGCTGGCCCGCCGGGCCGTCTACGACGACCTGCCGGGGCCCACCCGGACCCGGCTGCACCGGAGGGTGCTGGGCCTGCTGGCGGACCGTCAGCCGCCGGCGCTGGTGCAGATCGCCCACCACACCCGGGCGCTCGGCGACCTGGACGCCTGGCTGGCGCCCGCCCAGGCCGCGGTCGACCACTCGCTCGCCGTCGGCGACCTGGGCACCGCGGCCGGCCTGCTCCGGCAGATCCTCGACCACCCCCGGCTGCCCGCCGACCGGCTCGGCACCGATGCGCTCGCCCTGGCGGGGATCCTGCGCGACAGCGCCGAGGCCCGCGAGGCCGTGGAGGAGCTGCGCCGGCTCAGCGCGATCCCCGGCCTGCCGGCAGCCCAGCGCGGGGAGATCCGGGCCCACCTGGCCGAGGTGCTGATCAACAAGGTCGGCGACCCCAACGGCTGGACCGCCGCCGAACTGGCGGCCCAGGACCTGGAGGAGGCCAATCCGGCCAAGGCGGCCCGGATCCTCGCCACCCTGGCGATCGCGGACACCGGCGAGGCGAGCGCCGCCGAGCAGCGGGACTGGATGACCCGGGCCCAGGCCGCCGTGGCGCGGACCACCGACCCGGTCGCCCAGGCCGTGGTCAGCGCCAACCAGCTGACCAGGCTGGTCTACGACGCCGATCCGGCGCTGCCCGCGGCGCTCGCCCGGCTGCCCCGCGAGCCCGACCGGCAGCCGGACGTGCTGCGCGCCACCGCCGTCACGCTCTACAACGCCACCGAGGGCGCGATCTGCGTGGGACTCGACCGCCGCGCCCTCCAGCTGGACGAGGAGGCGCTGGCGCTCAGCACCGGCTCCAACGTGCCGGTGCTGGTGATGTACTGCCGGGCCTACCAGCTGCTGCTCGGCTGGCTCGCCGGCCGATGGACCGACTGGGACCGCGAATTGACGGCCTACCGGACCCGCTACCCGGACAGTCCGCTGACCGGCGGCGGGCTGCTCGGCACCGCCCAGGGCGTCACGGCCGCCGCCCGCGGGCGCACCGCCGCGGCCGCGGCCTGCTTCACCCAGGTGATCGAGCGGGACGCCCGGCACATGCTCTCGGTCGGCGCGGCCGCCGGGCTGGCCCGGCTGCGGCTGGCCCGCCACGACGACGAGGGCGCCTGGGAGGCGCTCACCGAGGCGCTGGCGGTGGTCGAGCGCAAGGAGAGCTGGCCGTACGCGCTGAGCCTGCTGCCGACGGCGGTGGAGACCCTGCTGCGGCGCGGCGATGCGGCCGCCGCCGAGCGGCTGGCAGCGCGGCACGCGGCGGGCGTCGAGGGCCGGGAGTGCCCGGCCGCCGATGCCGAGCAGCTGCTCTGCCAGGGGCTGTTGCTGCGCCAGGAGGCGCCCGAGCTCGCCGCAGCGGCGTTCTCCCGGGCGGCCGCCGCCTGGCGGGCGATCGGGCGCCCGTACCCGGCGGCGCTGGCGCAGGAGAGCGCGGCGCGCTGCCTGGCCGATCCGCAGCGCGCCGTGACGGCGCTGGAGGCCGCCGCGACCGCGCTGGAGGAGCTGGGCGCCGTCGCGGACGCCGGCCGCTGCCGGCACCGGCAGCGCGAGCTCGGCCGGACCAGCCCCAACCCGCGCGGCCGCTCCGGCTACGGCGGCGAGCTCTCCCCGAGGGAGCGTCAGGTGGCCGAGCTGCTGGCCCGGGGCGCGGCCAACAAGGAGATCGCGGAGGCGCTCTTCGTCTCCCCCCGCACCGCCGAGCACCACGTCGCGGCCGTGCTGCGCAAGCTCGGCACCACCCGCGAGCGGCTCCGGGCGGACGGGCGGCCGGCGGAGTAG
- a CDS encoding beta-galactosidase has product MSPDLPDQSDLPRRPRSHRPRLRHTLLAVTAALALAASGTAALGSAAAAAAAATPPPAPAAQGAITGSHTVGYDGYSLLIDGKRSYIWSGEFQYNRLPSPDLWRDELQKMKAAGFNTASIYFDWAYHSPKQGVYDFSGVRDVDKLLDMAAEAGVYVIARPGPYINAEVDGGGFPSWVSALPGKARSTDPAYLAAVDEWTSHIDPILARHQLTNGTGSVILYQVENEYYNNNDDGRAYMSHLESSARAHGITVPFTGNHNGAFATGTGAVDIDGIDSYPQGFNCSNPQNWNNLPNVSQYHRAANQPIFTAEFQGGSFDPWGGPGYDKCRQLTGADFANVFYKNNMAVGATMQNLYMTVGGTSWGWQGDPGVVYSSYDYGAPISETRQLTDKYQQDKLIGYFAQAAQPLTETDQVSSAAPSSSGVVETVRQNPDDGTQFHFLRQATTSSNGTVGTHLAIDLTAGSYTYDDQDSHLAYSAGWTHVGADQSYTAGEFHHTESWTDTAGSDVTVPFTGTAVRWIASTAPNHGLADVYLDGAKVATVDGYSANTVPQQVQYRADNLAAGPHTLRIVATGQKDAAATGTFVGIDAIDQPSPADRAYASIPQQPGTEITLAGRESKTILARYQLGASRLQYSTSELMTNATIGNRDVAVLYGDAGQAGETVLNYPNRPTVSVLDGSVQSTWDQSTGDLRLNYQHQGLARVLITGGQRPLLLLIGDTATAEQFWQTQSANGPVLVRGSSLLRSAAVAGSTLQLTGDNSTASPLEVFAANPGKVTWNGRALKTQATTSGSTLGQLPGPQAVTLPQLTGWKQQSETPEAQPGFDDSSWAVADKTQSNSTTTPVTEPVLFADDYGFHHGDVWYRAHFQGLVGTSGIDLSAITGNSGQYSVWLNGTFLGTTGDGRHTFAFPAGALKDGADNVVSVLLEDAGHNEDWSADDSHKEARGLTGATLIGAPTTAVTWKIQGALGGESLVDPVRGPMNTGGLYGERSGWSLPGYPDSSWAPASLPAANTTPGITWYRTSAALNLPKGQDTSVGLSITDDPSHHYRALIYVNGWQLGRYINDLGPQHSFPIPNGVLNPNGTNSIAIAVWNADAATGGLGAVQLVSYGTQASPLKVATVNSPRYRAADYPSTTHRAGLTLNAPEHLAPATPTQVTATLAVPAGNPEATAAALDLQAPAGWTVTPTTPVTNAKVKPGSSVTASWQVTAPAGAQQPAQSRLTAHAAYRQSGAQQLTDTREVLPAQQTAPPTADTQVSALPFAYSANGWGPVERNQSNGGSGSGDGRTISLNGKTFATGLGTNATSVVGLNLAGHCTKLTATVGVDDEVTHGSVTFSVRADGRTLTTTPVLTHATGPTDLTVDLTGAKNVELVVGDGGDGPSEDHADWANAQLSCH; this is encoded by the coding sequence ATGTCCCCTGACCTGCCCGACCAGTCCGACCTCCCGAGACGCCCCCGCAGCCACCGCCCCCGCCTGCGGCACACCCTGCTCGCCGTCACCGCCGCGCTGGCCCTCGCCGCGAGCGGCACCGCCGCCCTCGGCTCGGCCGCTGCGGCGGCGGCCGCCGCCACGCCGCCGCCCGCCCCCGCCGCCCAGGGGGCGATCACCGGCAGCCACACCGTCGGCTACGACGGCTACTCGCTGCTGATCGACGGCAAGCGCAGCTACATCTGGAGCGGCGAGTTCCAGTACAACCGGTTGCCCAGCCCCGACCTGTGGCGCGACGAGCTGCAGAAGATGAAGGCGGCCGGCTTCAACACCGCCTCCATCTACTTCGACTGGGCCTACCACTCGCCCAAGCAGGGCGTCTACGACTTCTCCGGCGTGCGGGACGTGGACAAGCTGCTCGACATGGCCGCCGAGGCCGGCGTCTACGTGATCGCCCGGCCCGGGCCGTACATCAACGCGGAGGTGGACGGCGGCGGCTTCCCGTCCTGGGTCAGCGCGCTGCCGGGCAAGGCCCGCAGCACCGACCCGGCCTACCTGGCCGCCGTGGACGAGTGGACCAGCCACATCGACCCGATCCTGGCCCGGCACCAACTCACCAACGGCACCGGCTCGGTGATCCTCTACCAGGTGGAGAACGAGTACTACAACAACAACGACGACGGCCGCGCCTACATGAGCCACCTGGAGAGCTCGGCCCGGGCCCACGGCATCACCGTCCCGTTCACCGGCAACCACAACGGCGCCTTCGCCACCGGCACCGGCGCGGTGGACATCGACGGCATCGACTCCTACCCGCAGGGCTTCAACTGCTCCAACCCGCAGAACTGGAACAACCTGCCGAACGTCTCCCAGTACCACCGCGCCGCCAACCAGCCGATCTTCACCGCGGAGTTCCAGGGCGGCTCCTTCGACCCCTGGGGCGGCCCGGGCTACGACAAGTGCCGCCAGCTCACCGGGGCCGACTTCGCCAACGTGTTCTACAAGAACAACATGGCCGTCGGCGCCACCATGCAGAACCTCTACATGACGGTGGGCGGCACCTCCTGGGGCTGGCAGGGCGACCCGGGCGTGGTCTACAGCTCCTACGACTACGGCGCCCCGATCAGCGAGACCCGCCAACTCACCGACAAGTACCAGCAGGACAAGCTGATCGGCTACTTCGCCCAGGCCGCCCAGCCGCTCACCGAGACCGACCAGGTCTCCAGCGCCGCCCCCAGCTCCTCCGGCGTCGTCGAGACGGTCCGTCAGAACCCGGACGACGGAACCCAGTTCCACTTCCTGCGGCAGGCCACGACCTCCTCCAACGGGACCGTCGGCACCCACCTGGCGATCGACCTGACCGCCGGCAGCTACACCTACGACGACCAGGACAGCCACCTCGCCTACTCGGCCGGCTGGACCCACGTCGGCGCCGACCAGTCGTACACCGCGGGCGAGTTCCACCACACCGAGTCCTGGACCGACACCGCCGGCTCCGACGTGACCGTGCCGTTCACCGGCACCGCCGTGCGCTGGATCGCCTCCACCGCCCCCAACCACGGCCTCGCCGACGTCTACCTGGACGGCGCCAAGGTCGCCACCGTGGACGGCTACTCCGCCAACACCGTGCCCCAGCAGGTACAGTACCGCGCCGACAACCTGGCGGCCGGACCGCACACCCTGCGGATCGTCGCCACCGGGCAGAAGGACGCCGCGGCCACCGGCACCTTCGTCGGCATCGACGCGATCGACCAGCCCAGCCCGGCCGACCGCGCCTACGCCTCGATCCCGCAGCAGCCCGGCACCGAGATCACCCTGGCCGGCCGCGAGTCCAAGACCATCCTGGCCCGCTACCAGCTCGGTGCGAGCCGACTCCAGTACTCCACCTCGGAGTTGATGACCAACGCGACCATCGGCAACCGGGACGTCGCGGTGCTCTACGGCGACGCGGGCCAGGCCGGTGAGACCGTGCTCAACTACCCGAACCGGCCGACGGTGAGCGTGCTCGACGGCAGCGTGCAGAGCACCTGGGACCAGAGCACCGGCGACCTGCGGCTGAACTACCAGCACCAGGGTCTGGCCCGGGTGCTGATCACCGGCGGGCAGCGGCCGCTGCTGCTGCTGATCGGCGACACCGCCACCGCCGAGCAGTTCTGGCAGACGCAGAGCGCCAACGGCCCGGTGCTGGTGCGCGGCTCCTCGCTGCTGCGCAGCGCGGCCGTGGCCGGCTCCACCCTGCAGCTGACCGGTGACAACTCCACCGCCAGCCCGCTGGAGGTGTTCGCCGCCAACCCCGGCAAGGTCACCTGGAACGGCCGGGCGCTCAAGACCCAGGCCACGACCAGCGGTTCGACGCTCGGTCAGCTCCCCGGACCGCAGGCCGTGACGCTGCCCCAACTGACCGGCTGGAAGCAGCAGTCCGAGACCCCCGAGGCCCAGCCCGGCTTCGACGACTCCAGTTGGGCGGTGGCCGACAAGACCCAGTCCAACAGCACCACCACCCCGGTCACCGAACCCGTGCTGTTCGCCGACGACTACGGCTTCCATCACGGCGACGTCTGGTACCGGGCGCACTTCCAGGGCCTGGTCGGCACCAGCGGGATCGACCTGTCCGCGATCACCGGCAACTCCGGCCAGTACTCGGTCTGGCTCAACGGCACCTTCCTCGGCACCACCGGTGACGGCCGGCACACCTTCGCCTTCCCCGCCGGCGCGCTCAAGGACGGCGCCGACAACGTGGTCTCGGTGCTGCTGGAGGATGCCGGGCACAACGAGGACTGGAGCGCGGACGACTCCCACAAGGAGGCCCGCGGACTCACCGGCGCCACCCTGATCGGTGCGCCGACCACCGCGGTCACCTGGAAGATCCAGGGCGCCCTCGGCGGCGAGAGCCTGGTCGACCCGGTGCGCGGCCCAATGAACACCGGCGGCCTCTACGGCGAGCGCTCCGGCTGGTCGCTGCCCGGATACCCGGACAGCTCCTGGGCCCCGGCGAGCCTGCCGGCCGCCAACACCACCCCCGGCATCACCTGGTACCGCACCTCGGCCGCCCTCAACCTGCCCAAGGGCCAGGACACCTCGGTCGGCCTCAGCATCACCGACGACCCCTCCCACCACTACCGGGCGCTGATCTACGTCAACGGCTGGCAGCTGGGCCGCTACATCAACGACCTGGGCCCGCAGCACAGCTTCCCGATCCCGAACGGCGTGCTCAACCCGAACGGCACCAACTCCATCGCGATCGCGGTGTGGAACGCCGACGCCGCCACGGGCGGCCTGGGCGCGGTGCAGCTGGTCTCCTACGGCACCCAGGCGTCCCCGCTGAAGGTCGCCACCGTCAACAGCCCGCGCTACCGGGCCGCCGACTACCCGTCCACCACCCACCGGGCCGGCCTGACCCTGAACGCGCCCGAGCACCTGGCCCCGGCCACCCCGACCCAGGTCACGGCGACCCTCGCCGTCCCGGCCGGCAACCCCGAGGCCACGGCCGCCGCACTGGACCTCCAGGCCCCGGCCGGCTGGACCGTCACCCCCACCACCCCGGTGACCAACGCCAAGGTGAAGCCCGGCAGTTCGGTGACCGCCAGCTGGCAGGTGACCGCACCCGCCGGTGCCCAGCAGCCCGCGCAGAGCCGGCTGACCGCACACGCGGCCTACCGCCAGAGCGGCGCCCAGCAGCTGACCGACACCCGCGAGGTGCTGCCGGCCCAGCAGACCGCACCGCCCACCGCCGACACCCAGGTCAGCGCGCTGCCCTTCGCCTACTCGGCGAACGGCTGGGGCCCGGTCGAGCGCAACCAGAGCAACGGCGGCTCCGGCTCCGGCGACGGGCGGACCATCTCGCTCAACGGCAAGACCTTCGCCACGGGCCTGGGCACCAACGCCACCAGCGTGGTGGGCCTGAACCTGGCCGGCCACTGCACCAAGCTGACCGCCACGGTCGGCGTGGACGACGAGGTGACGCACGGTTCGGTGACCTTCTCGGTGCGCGCCGACGGCCGCACCCTGACCACCACCCCGGTGCTCACCCACGCCACCGGCCCCACCGACCTGACCGTGGACCTGACCGGCGCGAAGAACGTCGAACTGGTCGTCGGCGACGGCGGTGACGGTCCCTCGGAGGACCACGCCGACTGGGCGAACGCGCAGCTGAGCTGCCACTGA